One window of Pseudomonas urmiensis genomic DNA carries:
- a CDS encoding ABC transporter permease subunit, translating to MKRFSFSKLMLVLGLLFIYLPMLILVIYSFNASKLVTVWGGWSIKWYVGLLDNSQLMGSVMRSLEIACYTAIAAVALGTLAAFVLTRVTRFKGRTLFGGLVTAPLVMPEVITGLSLLLLFVAMAQMIGWPQERGIVTIWIAHTTFCAAYVAVVVSARLRELDLSIEEAAMDLGAKPWKVFFLITIPMIAPSLAAGGMMSFALSLDDLVLASFVSGPGSTTLPMEVFSAVRLGVKPEINAVASLILLSVSLVTFMVWYFSRRAEEHRRKAIQQAIEEGAAANFSQPQVKRPSPAAASA from the coding sequence ATGAAGCGCTTCAGTTTCTCCAAGCTGATGCTGGTGCTCGGCTTGCTGTTCATCTACCTGCCGATGCTGATCCTGGTGATCTACTCGTTCAACGCCTCCAAGCTGGTAACGGTGTGGGGCGGCTGGTCGATCAAGTGGTACGTCGGCCTGCTCGACAACTCGCAGCTGATGGGCTCGGTGATGCGCTCGCTGGAGATCGCCTGCTACACGGCGATCGCCGCTGTGGCGCTGGGCACCCTGGCGGCCTTCGTGCTGACCCGCGTGACCCGCTTCAAGGGCCGCACCCTGTTCGGTGGTTTGGTGACCGCACCGCTGGTCATGCCTGAGGTGATCACCGGTCTGTCGCTGTTGCTGCTGTTCGTGGCCATGGCGCAGATGATCGGCTGGCCGCAGGAGCGCGGCATCGTCACCATCTGGATTGCCCACACTACGTTCTGTGCGGCGTATGTGGCGGTGGTGGTGTCGGCGCGCTTGCGCGAGCTGGACCTGTCGATCGAAGAAGCGGCAATGGACCTGGGTGCCAAGCCGTGGAAGGTGTTCTTCCTGATTACCATCCCGATGATCGCGCCATCGCTGGCGGCGGGCGGCATGATGTCGTTCGCCCTGTCGCTGGACGACCTGGTGTTGGCCAGCTTCGTCTCGGGGCCAGGTTCGACCACCTTGCCGATGGAAGTGTTCTCGGCGGTGCGTCTGGGCGTGAAGCCTGAGATCAACGCCGTGGCCAGCTTGATTCTGCTGTCGGTGTCGCTGGTGACCTTCATGGTCTGGTACTTCAGCCGCCGCGCTGAAGAGCATCGTCGCAAGGCGATCCAGCAGGCTATCGAGGAAGGCGCTGCGGCGAACTTCTCGCAGCCACAGGTCAAGCGCCCGTCTCCGGCTGCCGCGTCGGCTTGA